A genomic window from Pantoea alhagi includes:
- the rplL gene encoding 50S ribosomal protein L7/L12, with protein sequence MSITKDQILEAVAAMSVMEVVELVSAMEEKFGVSAAAAVAVAAGPAEAVEEKTEFDVVLKAVGANKVAVIKAVRGATGLGLKEAKDLVESAPAALKEGISKDDAEALKKSLEEAGAEVEVK encoded by the coding sequence ATGTCTATCACTAAAGATCAAATTCTGGAAGCAGTAGCCGCTATGTCCGTAATGGAAGTGGTTGAACTGGTTTCCGCTATGGAAGAAAAATTCGGCGTTTCTGCTGCTGCTGCTGTAGCTGTTGCTGCTGGCCCGGCTGAAGCTGTTGAAGAAAAAACTGAGTTCGACGTAGTCCTGAAAGCTGTTGGCGCTAACAAAGTTGCTGTGATCAAAGCAGTACGTGGCGCAACTGGCCTGGGCCTGAAAGAAGCGAAAGATCTGGTTGAGTCTGCACCGGCTGCGCTGAAAGAAGGCATCAGCAAAGACGACGCTGAAGCTCTGAAAAAATCCCTGGAAGAAGCTGGCGCTGAAGTTGAAGTTAAATAA
- the rplJ gene encoding 50S ribosomal protein L10 encodes MALNLQDKQAIVAEVSEVAKGALSAVVADSRGVTVDKMTELRKAGREAGVYMRVVRNTLLRRVVEGTQFECLKDTFVGPTLIAYSMEHPGAAARLFKEFAKANAKFEVKAAAFEGELIPAAQIDRLATLPTYEEALARLMSTMKEAAAGKLVRTLAAVRDAKEAA; translated from the coding sequence ATGGCATTAAATCTTCAAGACAAACAAGCGATTGTTGCTGAAGTCAGCGAAGTAGCCAAAGGCGCGCTGTCTGCGGTAGTTGCGGATTCTCGTGGCGTTACCGTTGATAAAATGACTGAACTGCGTAAAGCAGGTCGTGAAGCTGGCGTTTACATGCGTGTTGTTCGTAACACCCTGCTGCGCCGCGTCGTAGAAGGTACTCAGTTCGAGTGCCTGAAAGACACGTTTGTTGGTCCGACCCTGATTGCATACTCTATGGAACACCCGGGCGCTGCTGCTCGTCTGTTCAAAGAGTTCGCGAAAGCGAATGCAAAATTTGAGGTCAAAGCTGCAGCCTTTGAAGGTGAGCTGATCCCGGCGGCACAAATTGACCGTCTGGCAACGCTGCCGACCTACGAAGAAGCACTGGCACGTCTGATGTCGACCATGAAAGAAGCCGCTGCAGGCAAACTGGTCCGCACTCTGGCTGCCGTACGCGATGCAAAAGAAGCTGCTTAA
- the rplK gene encoding 50S ribosomal protein L11: protein MAKKVQAYVKLQVAAGMANPSPPVGPALGQQGVNIMEFCKAFNAKTESIEKGLPIPVVITVYSDRSFTFVTKTPPAAVLLKKAAGIKSGSGKPNKDKVGKVTRAQVREIAETKAADMTGADVEAMTRSIEGTARSMGLVVED, encoded by the coding sequence ATGGCTAAGAAAGTACAAGCCTACGTCAAGCTGCAGGTTGCAGCTGGTATGGCTAACCCGAGTCCGCCAGTAGGTCCGGCTCTGGGTCAGCAGGGCGTTAACATCATGGAATTCTGTAAAGCGTTTAACGCCAAAACAGAAAGCATTGAAAAAGGTCTGCCGATTCCGGTTGTTATTACCGTTTATTCTGACCGTTCTTTCACCTTCGTTACCAAAACGCCTCCGGCAGCTGTGCTGTTGAAAAAAGCGGCGGGTATCAAGTCTGGTTCTGGCAAGCCGAACAAAGACAAAGTGGGTAAAGTAACCCGTGCTCAGGTACGTGAAATCGCAGAAACCAAAGCTGCGGACATGACTGGTGCTGACGTAGAAGCGATGACTCGCTCTATCGAAGGTACTGCTCGTTCCATGGGCCTGGTAGTGGAGGACTAA
- the rplA gene encoding 50S ribosomal protein L1, which translates to MAKLTKRMRVIRDKVDATKQYDINEAVALLKELATAKFVESVDVAVNLGIDARKSDQNVRGATVLPHGTGRSVRVAVFTQGANAEAAKAAGAELVGMEDLAEQIKKGEMNFDVVIASPDAMRVVGQLGQVLGPRGLMPNPKVGTVTPNVAEAVKNAKAGQVRYRNDKNGIIHTTIGKVDFGADKLKENLEALLVALKKAKPSQAKGVYIKKVSLSTTMGAGVAIDQSGLTAVAN; encoded by the coding sequence ATGGCTAAGCTGACCAAGCGCATGCGTGTGATCCGTGACAAAGTTGATGCGACTAAACAGTATGACATCAACGAAGCTGTTGCTCTGCTGAAAGAACTGGCTACCGCTAAATTCGTTGAAAGCGTTGACGTTGCTGTAAACCTCGGCATCGACGCTCGTAAATCCGATCAGAACGTGCGTGGCGCAACTGTACTGCCGCACGGTACCGGTCGCTCTGTACGCGTTGCTGTATTTACCCAAGGCGCAAACGCTGAAGCTGCGAAAGCAGCTGGCGCAGAGCTGGTAGGTATGGAAGATCTGGCTGAGCAGATCAAAAAAGGCGAAATGAACTTTGACGTTGTTATCGCATCTCCGGATGCAATGCGCGTTGTTGGCCAGCTGGGCCAGGTTCTGGGCCCGCGCGGCCTGATGCCGAACCCGAAAGTGGGTACGGTTACGCCGAACGTTGCTGAAGCAGTTAAAAATGCTAAAGCTGGCCAGGTTCGCTACCGCAATGACAAAAACGGCATCATCCATACCACTATCGGTAAGGTTGATTTCGGCGCTGACAAACTGAAAGAAAACCTGGAAGCTCTGCTGGTTGCGCTGAAAAAAGCAAAACCGTCTCAGGCGAAAGGCGTGTACATCAAGAAAGTTAGCCTGTCTACCACCATGGGCGCTGGCGTTGCCATCGACCAGTCTGGTCTGACTGCAGTGGCGAATTAA